Proteins encoded together in one Planctomycetaceae bacterium window:
- a CDS encoding aldehyde dehydrogenase family protein, whose translation MGNKNFINGQWLDSSCGQEYEQRNPADLTEITGIWPKSSVEDVNTAIEAAAAAFTSWSGLTVYQRAEYFVKVLQVMKSRVDQIAAVITAENGKTLKESKGEIESAIKEMEFQIGEGLRMAGEVMPSGQSGVMAYSMRRPLGVVAVISPWNFPFNVPCRKITPALITGNTCVFKPANLTPGIGAEFVKLFDEAGLPPGVLNFITGSGAVIGDAIVSNPLIKAVTFTGSTEVGRSIHQKAAANFTRTQLEMGGKNPLVVLADADLQAAASSAVLAAYACAGQWCTSTSRVLIEKRILNDFMSLLLDKIRKIVVGRGTDSHVTMGPVCGKAQVEGIMASIEKGKNESARLVIGGNRMMEGSFAKGCFVEPTVFMDVKPHMYIAQEEIFGPVLSIMAVDSFDEAIDIANGVKFGLSSSIYTRDLEKAMMFIEKTDVGLTHVNVPTAVKEPQLTFGGVKLSGCGIPEAGHTGVEFFTEHKVAYIKYHNEKV comes from the coding sequence GCAATTGAAGCAGCCGCGGCGGCATTTACTTCATGGAGCGGGCTCACTGTTTATCAGCGGGCAGAGTATTTTGTCAAAGTCCTGCAAGTAATGAAAAGCAGAGTCGATCAGATTGCTGCGGTAATCACCGCTGAAAACGGGAAGACTCTGAAAGAATCCAAAGGCGAAATCGAATCCGCCATCAAAGAAATGGAGTTTCAGATTGGTGAAGGATTGCGAATGGCGGGCGAAGTTATGCCTTCCGGACAGAGTGGTGTGATGGCATACAGTATGCGCAGACCGTTAGGAGTTGTCGCAGTGATTTCACCATGGAACTTCCCTTTTAACGTACCTTGTCGAAAGATTACCCCTGCCTTGATAACAGGCAACACCTGTGTATTTAAACCGGCAAATTTAACACCCGGGATTGGCGCGGAATTTGTGAAGCTCTTTGACGAGGCAGGTCTGCCGCCGGGCGTACTGAATTTTATAACAGGTTCAGGCGCAGTCATCGGCGATGCGATTGTGAGTAATCCGCTGATTAAAGCAGTAACTTTTACCGGCTCAACGGAAGTGGGAAGAAGCATTCATCAAAAGGCGGCTGCTAACTTTACCAGAACGCAGCTTGAGATGGGCGGCAAGAATCCGCTGGTTGTGCTGGCTGATGCGGACTTGCAGGCAGCGGCGAGTTCAGCAGTTCTTGCAGCTTATGCATGTGCGGGACAATGGTGTACTTCGACCAGTCGTGTTTTGATTGAAAAACGAATACTCAATGATTTTATGAGTCTGCTTTTGGACAAGATTCGAAAAATTGTCGTCGGCAGAGGAACAGACTCTCACGTAACGATGGGGCCGGTGTGTGGTAAGGCGCAAGTCGAAGGTATTATGGCATCAATTGAAAAAGGCAAAAATGAAAGTGCGAGACTTGTGATTGGCGGCAACAGAATGATGGAAGGCAGCTTCGCCAAAGGTTGTTTTGTTGAGCCTACGGTGTTTATGGATGTCAAACCGCACATGTATATCGCGCAGGAAGAAATTTTCGGTCCTGTTTTGTCAATCATGGCAGTCGATTCATTTGACGAAGCGATTGATATTGCTAACGGTGTGAAATTCGGTTTGTCTTCCTCGATTTATACAAGAGACCTCGAAAAGGCGATGATGTTTATTGAAAAAACAGATGTGGGTCTGACACACGTTAATGTCCCCACCGCTGTCAAGGAACCTCAATTGACCTTCGGCGGCGTAAAATTGTCCGGCTGCGGAATTCCGGAAGCAGGACATACCGGCGTTGAATTTTTTACCGAGCATAAAGTCGCATACATTAAATATCATAATGAAAAGGTTTAA